A window of the Brassica napus cultivar Da-Ae chromosome C5, Da-Ae, whole genome shotgun sequence genome harbors these coding sequences:
- the LOC106452119 gene encoding auxin-responsive protein IAA26 — MEGCPRSRETCPKLLDLIPQERKWYHNEEKNNSDQEKKLELRLAPPGGDEEDLSAMKKTNLDTRNNIKKEAEDKPIFNLSGNHFSPSNKTTYAPPHISHKRTAPGPVVGWPPVRSFRKNLASSSSSKLGNDQINKSGEGEKQVEPKRDGMFVKINMDSVPIGRKVDLNAYSTYEQLSFAVDKLFRGLLAAQRDASGGEGEEKPIIGLLNGKGEFTLTYEDNEGDKMLVGDVPWQMFVSSVKRLRVIKSSEISSALKFGCSKQEKMRN; from the exons atggaagGTTGTCCAAGAAGCAGAGAAACATGTCCTAAGCTCCTTGATTTGATTCCTCAAGAAAGAAAATGGTACCATAATGAAGAGAAGAACAACTCAGATCAAGAAAAGAAACTTGAGCTAAGGCTTGCACCACCCGGTGGGGATGAAGAAGATCTTTCAGCTATGAAGAAGACGAACTTAGATACAAGAAACAACATCAAGAAGGAAGCTGAAGACAAACCTATCTTCAATCTCAGTGGAAACCATTTCTCTCCTTCCAACAAAACCACTTATGCTCCTCCTCACATCTCTCATAAAAG GACTGCTCCTGGTCCAGTGGTGGGATGGCCTCCGGTTCGTTCGTTCAGAAAGAATCTAGCGAGCTCAAGCTCTTCAAAGCTCGGAAACGATCAAATCAACAAGAGTGGTGAGGGAGAGAAGCAAGTCGAACCTAAGAGGGATGGAATGTTTGTAAAGATCAACATGGATAGTGTTCCAATAGGTAGAAAAGTCGATCTCAATGCTTACAGTACCTACGAACAGCTCTCTTTTGCCGTTGACAAACTCTTCAGAGGTCTACTCGCAG CTCAAAGAGATGCCTCTGGTGGTGAAGGAGAGGAGAAACCGATCATTGGTTTATTGAATGGTAAAGGAGAATTTACTTTAACGTATGAAGACAAtgaaggagacaagatgcttgtTGGGGATGTTCCTTGGCA AATGTTCGTTTCATCTGTGAAGAGACTGCGTGTGATTAAAAGCTCTGAGATTTCATCTGCCTTGAAAT TTGGATGCAGTAAGCAAGAGAAAATGAGGAACTGA